The Couchioplanes caeruleus sequence TCAGGCCACAGCGGACTCGCGAATCATGACAGCCTTCCGAGAGCACCATGCACAGGGCGCCTACGTCGCATTCAGCCCCGACGGTCAGCGCGTCGCCAGTGCGGCCGACGACGGGGTAGTGAAGGTGTGGGATCCGGCCGGCCGAACCAAGCCGGTATCACACAAGATTGAGCCATCACGCGCCGCCGGAACCCTTTCCGGGCTGACGTTCAGTCCAGACGGCACACAGCTCGCGATCGTGGCAGCCACCGAGGTCGGGGTGGCAAGGATGACTGTCTGGACTGTGAAGTCCGGAAATGCGGTCACGCTCGACTTTCCGGCAGAAGCCCCCGCCACCGGTGTTGCCTTCAGCCCGGACGGCCGGCTCGCGGCGATCGGTGACATGGCCGGGGACATCAGGATCGTGGACGTGCGGACGCGTCGGGTAGCGACCGTGCTGCGCAGTGGCGCTACGGTGCAGAGCTTGGCGTTCACCCAGAACGGCGCCCGCCTTGTCGCTGTCACCTCGGACGGATCGGTCAGCCACTGGGTCCTGGAACGACCGGGCCGTCCGGCCTATCGCCGTGTGGTGGGGGCACCCTATGACGGCGCGTTCAGCGCGGACGGACGACGAGTCGCGGTCACCGACGGAAACCGGGTCTGGACAGCCACGGCGTCGGAGGTGACCAAACAGGTGACGCTGCGCGGCGGGGAGGACACCCACTCCGTTAGGCTCAGCGCCGACGGGCAACGAATCGCGGCGATCCGCGACCGGACCATTCAGGTGTGGGATCTGTCCGACCCGTCGCATTCTCTTACCTTGTACAGCCCCAGCCCAGTGCACGAATTCGCGTTCAGCCCGGACGGACAGCGACTGGTCTCGAGCAGCACTGACATGGCCGTGCGAGTCTGGGACGTAGGCCGCGGGCTCACGCCCGTAGTCAGCGTCCCCAACGCCGTCACACCGGTGGCCATGAGCGCGAACGGCTCCGTAGTGGCGGCATTCGCCGCCGATCGGACGATTCGCGTGCATCGACGTGTCAAGGGCATGGTCATCCTACGCGACGCGCCGCATCGACTTGTCCTGCGGATAAGCGAGAACGGCCAGACAGTGGCGACCCGTGATGACCACGAGATATCTGTGTGGAACGTCGATGGTGACGGCCGGCCCCGATCGCTGAAGTGCGCCGACACCGGCGAGATGCGGCTCAGCCCGGACGGACGGTGGCTGGCTGCTACCTGCGGCTTAGACCAGGAGCTGACACTGTGGGACCTGAAAGCGGGCGAAAAGAAGACCGTGTCACTGCCGGAGGGCGGCGCGCCGTTCGTCTTCAGCCCGGACGGGCAACTGCTGGCCAGCGTCTCTGCAGGTCCCTACGACGTCCCCCGGCCGATCACCGTTTGGCGGTTCCACACCGATACGGTCATACACCGAGTGCAGACATCAGACGCCGCTACGCTTCTGCAGTTCGGACCAGACAGCAAACAGTTGGCCGTCCAGACCAGGGATGGCGCCTTTCGGATATACCGCGTTGGCGCCCCAGATGCTTCCACAGTCCTAGCCAGAACGCCTGCAGAGGCGGTGAACATCGCCTTCAGCCCGGACGGCAAGTTGGTAGCGAACAACATGGGTGACGGCGCCGTGCGCATCCAGAATATCGACGGCACCGGCGAATCGATCACCCTGGAACGCTCCGGGCCGCCCATCATGTCCCTGGGATTCGCCCCCAACGGCCGCGATCTGGTCACCCTGCACAACGACGGCACCGTCCGCCACCTGATCTGCGACGTCTGCGGACCGATCACCACCGTGACAGCGCTCGCCCGCCAGCGCATTACCCGCGACTTCAACACCGAGGAACGCCAGAAATACCTACACCAATCCGATTGAGCGAGAATGTTCCGAAACTAGGGCAAGCGCAGCTGTCCGCCGGGTCGCGCTCCAGCGATGCGGCATGTTCGCGGAGTCCACCGCGCTGCACGACCGGGCCCTCGAGGCGCTTACCGCGTCTAACAGGGCGGACGCCCTGCGACTTCAACAACGCGTCATGCCGGACTGGCAGACGCAGGATGGCATGCGGTGGGGACTTCTTCCGTCAGGCCAGCGCCGAACTGGGAGGACGGCGGGGACCAGTTGGGGACCACACGCCATGCGCTCCGATGCGCGGACCTGAACAGGTGGTCGCGCGGTGAACGCCACACATCGCGCGTGGCCCGGTCAAGGGGAGCGATGGAGGCGCAACAAGCTGTACGCCTACTGCGACCCGATCAACACTGGGCTGTGCCGTCGATGGCATTTCGTTCCTTGCCGGCAGCAGGCACAAATCCTGAGCCGGGTTGATTTCCCTTATTTACCAGGGTCTCAGCTTTCCGTTTACTGTAAACGGAAAGCTCAGAGGCACGCTGGCCGCCATTGCCGACATCATCGACATTCGACGTCAGTCGGCGAGCCGGCGTTCCCCGGCGTGGCGAGCCCGGTCTCGTAGGCAACCACCACGGCCTGGGCGCGGCTGGACAGACCAAGCTTGGTCATGGTCCGGCTGAGATGCGTCTTGACGGTCGCCTCGCTCACCATGATCCGGCGGGCAATGTCCGCGTTCGTCATGCCGGTGGCGACAAGCTCAAGGACCTCGCGCTCCCGACCGGTCAGGGGACGCAGGTCCGGCGGCGTCTCCGTGAACAGCCGCGGGCGGTGCGCATACGCCTCAACGAGACGCCGGGTCACGCTGGGAGCGAAGAGCATGTCGCCACCGGCGACGGTGTGGATGGCGGCGAGCAGCCGCTCCGGGGCGGTGTCCTTGAGCAGGAATCCGCTGGCGCCGGCGCGGAGCGCGGCGTAGACGTACTCATCAAGATCGAAGGTTGTCAAGATGATGACCTTCGGCGGGTCCACGCAGGCGGTGCTGAGGATCTGGCGGGTCGCCTCCACCCCGTCCAGGCCCGGCATCCGGACGTCCATGAGGATGACCTCCGGGAGGTTCGCCGCGGCCTGGGCGACCGCGTCCCGCCCATCACTGGCCTCGCCCACCACGTCGAGCCCGGGCGCCGCCCGGATCAACGCGGCAAGCCCAGCCCGCACCAGGATCTGATCATCGACAACGAGCACCCTGGCCATCCACAGCCTCCCCATCTCGGCACCCGGCTGGCTCGGCCCGGCCCGGTTCCCTTCCGGTCACTGCGGGACCGGCAGGATGAGAACGACCTCAAACCCGCCCGCCGGACAGGGACCGGCGACGACGCTGCCGCCGTAGAGCCCCGCGCGTTCCCGCATGCCGACCAGCCCCTGCCCATCGGCCGCTTCCGGCACGATCGACGTCGTTTTCCCGCCATCGTCGACGACCTGAGCGACGAACCGGTCGACCTCGTACCGCAGGGTCACGGTAACCGAGGCGCGTCCGGCGTGTTTGAGCACATTGGTCAGACCCTCCTGGATGACACGGTAGGCGCACAGATCCAAGCCGGACGGCAGGTGTCGCGGTGCGCCGACGACAACCACGTCGACCGGTACTCCTGCCCGCCGCACCCGGTTCACGAGGTCGTCCAGGTGATCCAGCCCGACTGCCGAACCGTGCGGGTCGTCGCCCTCGCTCTCCTCGGGATCGACACGTAGCACGGTCAACAGGCGGCGCATCTCCCCGAGCGCCTCCCCACTGCTGTCGAGGACGGTGTCCAGGGCGGCGTGCGAGGTACGGGGGTCCGAGTAAAGGACATACCGCGCGAGGCCCGCCTGCACCGAGACCACCGACATGTGGTGGGCGACCACGTCGTGCAGTTCCCGAGCGATTCGGACCCGCTCGTTGACGACCGCTCGTCGCGCCCGCTCCTCGCGGTCCCGCCGCAGAAGCATGGTGAGGCGCTCGAGCCGGCGGCCACGCTCGGCCAGCAGCCGGGCGCGGCTGCCGAACCAGGAGACCACGCCGGTCCAGACGATGCTCTGACCGAGGATCGTCAGGAACGCGTCCGAGTGGCCGACCAACCCTGCGTACACCCAGATCGCGGCCGTGAGCAGGGCGGCCGCGAGCGTTACTCGCGGCGGCCGCAGTGAAGCGACGGTGTAGAGCGTGAGCAGCGCCCCGGCGCTGTTGACGACGGGCCAGTAACCCGCCGTCACATAGGCGCACCATAGGGCGCCGTATCCGAGCAGGACGGCCATCGGCGCGCGACGGCGCGCCACCAGCGTCAGGCTCGCCAGGCAGGTCAGGGCGACGCCGAGCCCGTCCATCAACCGCCATTCACCCGGCGGGTGCTGCCGCGCCAGCGCGAGGCTCACCACCGCCGTGGCGGCGGC is a genomic window containing:
- a CDS encoding response regulator, encoding MARVLVVDDQILVRAGLAALIRAAPGLDVVGEASDGRDAVAQAAANLPEVILMDVRMPGLDGVEATRQILSTACVDPPKVIILTTFDLDEYVYAALRAGASGFLLKDTAPERLLAAIHTVAGGDMLFAPSVTRRLVEAYAHRPRLFTETPPDLRPLTGREREVLELVATGMTNADIARRIMVSEATVKTHLSRTMTKLGLSSRAQAVVVAYETGLATPGNAGSPTDVECR
- a CDS encoding sensor histidine kinase encodes the protein MGGRAGTSRARPPLSSARISTLGERHPLLLDAVLAAATAVVSLALARQHPPGEWRLMDGLGVALTCLASLTLVARRRAPMAVLLGYGALWCAYVTAGYWPVVNSAGALLTLYTVASLRPPRVTLAAALLTAAIWVYAGLVGHSDAFLTILGQSIVWTGVVSWFGSRARLLAERGRRLERLTMLLRRDREERARRAVVNERVRIARELHDVVAHHMSVVSVQAGLARYVLYSDPRTSHAALDTVLDSSGEALGEMRRLLTVLRVDPEESEGDDPHGSAVGLDHLDDLVNRVRRAGVPVDVVVVGAPRHLPSGLDLCAYRVIQEGLTNVLKHAGRASVTVTLRYEVDRFVAQVVDDGGKTTSIVPEAADGQGLVGMRERAGLYGGSVVAGPCPAGGFEVVLILPVPQ